One window from the genome of Parasteatoda tepidariorum isolate YZ-2023 chromosome 8, CAS_Ptep_4.0, whole genome shotgun sequence encodes:
- the LOC107453296 gene encoding cyclic GMP-AMP synthase-like receptor isoform X2 produces MKQQNRNSGISILNGILGEIKLDPGLVKENNEVLRDFLDTFVPEMEEVDEIFKCLYRYSYYTGSFYSDLRIYSPDEYDINFVLDMPFEDHEFRITFQQESNFVTYRAIPPLQESFYLFENGFLIPENVRNWFQSVVHKALNSYRPPETIQNVYVRETGPARTITIVKNDGETIDVDLVPVIGCMSLNMSRVKMDKRVKTIVGRNLEAFLIPKSPPSPYDRSNIGHYFDRTEVRRLWRCHFPQSERYIIYQKGCAKSVIRLLKALKKLAKYVERRKIPYIFNRNCNLIEKISDQEAYDISNRLNYFIRKINQDINNLERIF; encoded by the exons ATGAAGCAACAGAACAGAAATTCTGGCATTTCCATCCTAAATGGAATTTTAGGAGAAATCAAGTTAGATCCTGGACTTGTAAAGGAGAATAACGAAGTTCTACGTGACTTCCTGGATACTTTCGTGCCCGAAATGGAAGAagttgatgaaatttttaagtgtttgtataGGTATTCATACTACACTGGAAGTTTTTATTCGGATCTTCGAATTTATTCCCCTGATGAATACGACATCAACTTCGTGTTAGACATGCCCTTTGAAGACCACGAATTTAGA ATAACGTTTCAACAAGAGTCGAATTTTGTGACTTATAGAGCTATCCCTCCTCTCCAAGAAAGcttctatttatttgaaaatggttTTCTCATTCCTGAAAATGTTCGAAACTGGTTTCAAAGTGTCGTGCATAAAGCTCTTAATTCATACAGACCGCCAGAAACAATCCAAAAC GTGTATGTCAGAGAAACAGGTCCAGCCCGGACGATAACTATAGTGAAAAATGATGGTGAGACAATAGATGTTGATCTTGTTCCAGTGATAGGGTGTATGTCTCTGAATATGTCCAGAGTTAAAATGGACAAAAGAGTTAAAACCATAGTTGGAAGAAATCTTGAG gcATTTCTTATACCAAAATCACCTCCGTCACCATATGACAGATCAAACATTGGACATTACTTCGATAGAACAGAAGTAAGACGCTTGTGGCGATGTCATTTTCCACAATCAGAACGGTATATTATATATCAAAAAGGCTGCGCCAAGTCTGTTATAAGGCTactaaag GCACTTAAAAAGCTGGCCAAGTATGTTGAACGAAGGAAAATTCCATACATATTCAATAGGAACTGCAACTTGATTGAAAAGATCAGCGATCAGGAAGCTTATGATATCAGCAATAGGCTGAATTATttcattcgaaaaataaatcaagatatAAACAACcttgaaagaatattttga
- the LOC107453296 gene encoding cyclic GMP-AMP synthase-like receptor isoform X1, with protein sequence MKQQNRNSGISILNGILGEIKLDPGLVKENNEVLRDFLDTFVPEMEEVDEIFKCLYRYSYYTGSFYSDLRIYSPDEYDINFVLDMPFEDHEFRITFQQESNFVTYRAIPPLQESFYLFENGFLIPENVRNWFQSVVHKALNSYRPPETIQNVYVRETGPARTITIVKNDGETIDVDLVPVIGCMSLNMSRVKMDKRVKTIVGRNLEAFLIPKSPPSPYDRSNIGHYFDRTEVRRLWRCHFPQSERYIIYQKGCAKSVIRLLKLLRDEEEWSVLASYYLKTVVMWMIVENSGTQDFWKENKIVDRFLQALKKLAKYVERRKIPYIFNRNCNLIEKISDQEAYDISNRLNYFIRKINQDINNLERIF encoded by the exons ATGAAGCAACAGAACAGAAATTCTGGCATTTCCATCCTAAATGGAATTTTAGGAGAAATCAAGTTAGATCCTGGACTTGTAAAGGAGAATAACGAAGTTCTACGTGACTTCCTGGATACTTTCGTGCCCGAAATGGAAGAagttgatgaaatttttaagtgtttgtataGGTATTCATACTACACTGGAAGTTTTTATTCGGATCTTCGAATTTATTCCCCTGATGAATACGACATCAACTTCGTGTTAGACATGCCCTTTGAAGACCACGAATTTAGA ATAACGTTTCAACAAGAGTCGAATTTTGTGACTTATAGAGCTATCCCTCCTCTCCAAGAAAGcttctatttatttgaaaatggttTTCTCATTCCTGAAAATGTTCGAAACTGGTTTCAAAGTGTCGTGCATAAAGCTCTTAATTCATACAGACCGCCAGAAACAATCCAAAAC GTGTATGTCAGAGAAACAGGTCCAGCCCGGACGATAACTATAGTGAAAAATGATGGTGAGACAATAGATGTTGATCTTGTTCCAGTGATAGGGTGTATGTCTCTGAATATGTCCAGAGTTAAAATGGACAAAAGAGTTAAAACCATAGTTGGAAGAAATCTTGAG gcATTTCTTATACCAAAATCACCTCCGTCACCATATGACAGATCAAACATTGGACATTACTTCGATAGAACAGAAGTAAGACGCTTGTGGCGATGTCATTTTCCACAATCAGAACGGTATATTATATATCAAAAAGGCTGCGCCAAGTCTGTTATAAGGCTactaaag cTTCTAAGAGATGAAGAGGAATGGTCAGTTTTAGCTTCGTATTACTTGAAAACTGTTGTAATGTGGATGATTGTTGAAAACTCTGGAACACAAGACTtctggaaagaaaataaaattgtggatAGGTTTCTTCAA GCACTTAAAAAGCTGGCCAAGTATGTTGAACGAAGGAAAATTCCATACATATTCAATAGGAACTGCAACTTGATTGAAAAGATCAGCGATCAGGAAGCTTATGATATCAGCAATAGGCTGAATTATttcattcgaaaaataaatcaagatatAAACAACcttgaaagaatattttga
- the LOC107453296 gene encoding cyclic GMP-AMP synthase-like receptor isoform X3, which produces MKQQNRNSGISILNGILGEIKLDPGLVKENNEVLRDFLDTFVPEMEEVDEIFKCLYRYSYYTGSFYSDLRIYSPDEYDINFVLDMPFEDHEFRVYVRETGPARTITIVKNDGETIDVDLVPVIGCMSLNMSRVKMDKRVKTIVGRNLEAFLIPKSPPSPYDRSNIGHYFDRTEVRRLWRCHFPQSERYIIYQKGCAKSVIRLLKLLRDEEEWSVLASYYLKTVVMWMIVENSGTQDFWKENKIVDRFLQALKKLAKYVERRKIPYIFNRNCNLIEKISDQEAYDISNRLNYFIRKINQDINNLERIF; this is translated from the exons ATGAAGCAACAGAACAGAAATTCTGGCATTTCCATCCTAAATGGAATTTTAGGAGAAATCAAGTTAGATCCTGGACTTGTAAAGGAGAATAACGAAGTTCTACGTGACTTCCTGGATACTTTCGTGCCCGAAATGGAAGAagttgatgaaatttttaagtgtttgtataGGTATTCATACTACACTGGAAGTTTTTATTCGGATCTTCGAATTTATTCCCCTGATGAATACGACATCAACTTCGTGTTAGACATGCCCTTTGAAGACCACGAATTTAGA GTGTATGTCAGAGAAACAGGTCCAGCCCGGACGATAACTATAGTGAAAAATGATGGTGAGACAATAGATGTTGATCTTGTTCCAGTGATAGGGTGTATGTCTCTGAATATGTCCAGAGTTAAAATGGACAAAAGAGTTAAAACCATAGTTGGAAGAAATCTTGAG gcATTTCTTATACCAAAATCACCTCCGTCACCATATGACAGATCAAACATTGGACATTACTTCGATAGAACAGAAGTAAGACGCTTGTGGCGATGTCATTTTCCACAATCAGAACGGTATATTATATATCAAAAAGGCTGCGCCAAGTCTGTTATAAGGCTactaaag cTTCTAAGAGATGAAGAGGAATGGTCAGTTTTAGCTTCGTATTACTTGAAAACTGTTGTAATGTGGATGATTGTTGAAAACTCTGGAACACAAGACTtctggaaagaaaataaaattgtggatAGGTTTCTTCAA GCACTTAAAAAGCTGGCCAAGTATGTTGAACGAAGGAAAATTCCATACATATTCAATAGGAACTGCAACTTGATTGAAAAGATCAGCGATCAGGAAGCTTATGATATCAGCAATAGGCTGAATTATttcattcgaaaaataaatcaagatatAAACAACcttgaaagaatattttga